A region of the Acidobacteriota bacterium genome:
CAGATCCGCAACCGCATGGTGTACAATGATTGGGGGCTCTATGGTTTTGTGCAGATGCTTGCCTACAAGTGTCTACGCTTTGGGAAAGAGATAGGGTATTTAACAGTTGACATTTAGCTGTAATTACCCTATACTTGCTCTATCATGGCAAGGAAGAAAGCAGACAGACAACCCGAACCGAAGATGGTGCGTGTCCATGTGGCAGCCAGAGAACTTGGCTTGCATCCTTTGACCGTGCGTCGCTGGATCAAGCAAGGCAAACTGCAGGCGGTGCGTGTCGGTTTGGAAGCGCGTATCCCTCGGACCGAGATCGAACGTTTCCTGGGCAAAACGGATGATCGGCTCCTCATCCTGTACGCACGGGTGAGTGGGCACGGACAAAAGGCGGATCTCGAACGCCAAAAAGAGCGGCTGGTTGCCTGGGCGAACGAGAACCGGCCTGGCCGTCGCCAGCTTTTGCTCTTTGATATTGGCAGTGGCATTTCCACCACGCGCAAGCAGTTGCAACGACTGCTGCATCTGGTGGTCAAAGACGAGGTGGCGGAAATTGCCATCACCTATCCCGACCGCTTAACCCGCTTCGGGCAGGACTATCTGAACGTGCTCTTTGAGAGCTTCGGCGTCACTCTTACTGTCTTGGAACCGGATGAGACGAAGACGCCAGAAGCTGATCTGGTGCGGGATATGCTCGCACTCATTGCTTCGTTCTCCGGTCGCTTGTATGGCATGCGTTCGCACAAACAGAAAGAACTCTTGAAATGCGCCAGGGAAGTGCTTACCAGCCCTTAAGCTACGATATTCGCTTGCCCGACGAGATCCAGGCCGATGCCCTCCGCTTGCTTGAGGTGAGCCGCGAGGCGATCAATGCTGCCTTGGTCCAGTTGTGGCCGTACCTGGATGCCTTCATGCAGGCCCTCCCAGGTCCCGCCTGGAAGCAGGCCGAACTGTATGTGGTGCAACGCTCAGGGCATGGGAACCGACTGGAACGCTGCGAGTTGGAACAAGCGGGG
Encoded here:
- a CDS encoding IS607 family transposase, whose amino-acid sequence is MARKKADRQPEPKMVRVHVAARELGLHPLTVRRWIKQGKLQAVRVGLEARIPRTEIERFLGKTDDRLLILYARVSGHGQKADLERQKERLVAWANENRPGRRQLLLFDIGSGISTTRKQLQRLLHLVVKDEVAEIAITYPDRLTRFGQDYLNVLFESFGVTLTVLEPDETKTPEADLVRDMLALIASFSGRLYGMRSHKQKELLKCAREVLTSP